The proteins below come from a single Parageobacillus toebii NBRC 107807 genomic window:
- a CDS encoding ABC transporter permease: MKLSELKKFFVSTSSAFVVPVLAVLLGMIVGAVVMIASGYNPLAGYSSLLYGAFGDPYYIGETIRQTTPYILAGLAVAFAFRTGLFNIGVEGQLIVGWLAAVWVGVSFELPKVIHLPMAILAAALAGAIWALIPGILKAYLRVHEVIVTIMMNYIALHVTNAIIRSVLSDEGFKSKPVHESASLRSEFLESITYHSSVHYGIIFAIIGAVVMWFLLEKTTKGFELRAVGFNQHASQYAGMNVKANIILSMIISGAFAGIAGAMEGLGTFGNISVKAGFTGVGFDGIAVALIGGNNAFGILLSALLFGALKVGALEMPSSAGVPTELVDIIIALIIFFVASSYVIRLLLSRLKKGAE; encoded by the coding sequence ATGAAGTTGAGTGAACTTAAAAAATTTTTTGTTTCCACATCGTCTGCCTTTGTTGTTCCTGTATTGGCCGTATTGTTAGGGATGATTGTCGGTGCGGTTGTAATGATCGCAAGCGGTTATAATCCGCTCGCCGGATATTCGTCTCTTCTATACGGTGCATTTGGCGATCCATATTACATTGGAGAAACGATTCGACAAACGACACCTTATATTTTAGCAGGTCTTGCAGTTGCTTTTGCCTTCCGTACCGGTTTGTTTAACATCGGTGTAGAAGGTCAGCTTATTGTTGGCTGGCTTGCGGCGGTATGGGTCGGTGTATCGTTTGAACTTCCAAAGGTCATTCACCTGCCGATGGCGATTTTAGCGGCAGCGCTGGCAGGAGCGATATGGGCGCTCATTCCAGGGATTTTAAAGGCGTATTTAAGAGTCCATGAAGTGATTGTTACCATTATGATGAACTATATTGCCCTTCATGTGACAAACGCTATTATTCGCTCTGTTTTATCGGATGAAGGGTTTAAATCAAAGCCTGTGCATGAAAGCGCATCGCTTCGTTCGGAGTTTTTAGAATCCATTACGTATCACTCTTCCGTACATTATGGCATTATTTTCGCGATCATCGGTGCGGTCGTTATGTGGTTTCTTCTTGAAAAAACGACAAAAGGATTTGAACTGCGCGCTGTTGGGTTTAACCAGCATGCTTCTCAATATGCAGGAATGAATGTAAAAGCAAATATTATTTTATCCATGATCATTTCTGGAGCATTCGCTGGAATCGCTGGGGCGATGGAAGGTCTCGGCACTTTCGGAAATATTTCCGTGAAAGCCGGTTTTACCGGTGTAGGATTTGATGGAATTGCTGTGGCGCTGATTGGCGGAAACAACGCATTTGGAATACTGCTATCAGCATTATTATTTGGCGCGTTGAAAGTTGGGGCGCTTGAAATGCCGTCAAGCGCTGGTGTGCCAACAGAACTA